From the Desulfuromonadaceae bacterium genome, one window contains:
- a CDS encoding (p)ppGpp synthetase gives MASLDFAKEKHRFRKFYDSNRPRLEKVCKDYISLVGTLLKDARVGEVTKIEGRVKDREECIKKFHRKYQSKLETDEQPYEIKDYLSDLIGIRVVCLYEDQIAAVSEVLQKHFRIIDVTDKITAVESTEGSFGYKGLHMDLVLNEELAAQQKYPQYNDVPFEVQIRSLIQDAWSVLDHKIKYKKSIPVDLKRRINILSALFELADREFKEIRNATRELIQQATVAPVVELPDANSEVSEPSSTSDKTINAFNFLRIATHFFRDFEFEDYKVDDFVQGILRLDDSFQKADLHKSLTENLKIVSEYRDNFMLENPDSSFRPYTTIRHCLYLYNPETFSRILATRPKERFTSWLQEFHGGPP, from the coding sequence GTGGCCTCTCTGGACTTCGCCAAAGAAAAGCACCGCTTTCGCAAATTTTACGACAGCAATCGCCCCCGGCTGGAGAAGGTCTGCAAAGATTACATCAGCCTTGTCGGCACACTGCTTAAAGACGCCCGGGTCGGTGAGGTGACTAAAATCGAGGGGCGGGTCAAGGACCGGGAAGAATGCATCAAAAAATTCCACCGCAAGTATCAGAGCAAGCTCGAAACGGATGAACAACCCTACGAGATCAAGGACTATCTGTCCGACTTGATCGGCATCCGTGTGGTCTGTCTATATGAGGACCAGATCGCCGCCGTTTCGGAGGTGCTGCAAAAGCACTTCAGGATCATCGATGTCACTGACAAGATTACGGCTGTCGAAAGTACGGAGGGATCCTTTGGCTACAAAGGGCTGCATATGGATCTGGTCCTGAATGAGGAACTGGCCGCACAACAGAAATACCCGCAATATAACGATGTTCCGTTCGAAGTCCAGATCAGGTCATTGATTCAGGATGCCTGGAGTGTACTCGATCACAAGATCAAATACAAAAAATCGATCCCGGTCGATCTCAAGCGCCGGATTAATATTCTTTCCGCTCTTTTTGAACTGGCTGACCGGGAGTTCAAGGAAATTCGCAATGCGACCAGAGAGCTGATTCAGCAAGCCACGGTCGCGCCGGTGGTCGAATTGCCTGACGCCAACAGCGAAGTTAGCGAACCTTCCTCAACCAGCGACAAAACCATCAATGCGTTTAACTTTCTGCGCATCGCCACGCATTTTTTCCGTGATTTCGAATTCGAGGATTACAAGGTTGACGATTTTGTGCAGGGGATTTTAAGGCTGGACGATTCTTTCCAGAAAGCCGATCTGCACAAAAGTTTGACCGAAAACCTGAAAATTGTCAGTGAATATCGCGATAATTTCATGCTCGAAAATCCCGACAGTTCCTTCAGACCCTACACCACCATCCGCCATTGTCTTTACCTTTACAATCCGGAAACTTTCAGCCGGATTCTGGCCACCCGTCCGAAAGAACGTTTTACCAGCTGGTTACAGGAATTTCATGGCGGCCCGCCCTGA
- the asd gene encoding aspartate-semialdehyde dehydrogenase translates to MKVGIVGWRGMVGSVLLQRMQEEKDFEFIEPVFFSTSQAGQPAPFAAGTLQRADDIEQLNKLDAIITCQGGDYTKAVHPQLRAAGWQGYWIDAASTLRMADNAVIILDPVNQHVIDAALTSGIKDYIGGNCTVSLMLMALGGLFRAGLIEWMTAMTYQAASGAGAPNMRELISQMGGLHDSVATLLADPAASILDIDRQITTTLNGNVLPTENFGFPLAGSLLPWIDREVEDGQSREEWKGLVETNKILGSEQMIPVDGLCVRIGAMRCHSQALTIKLKKDLPMAEIEELIRTHNQWVELVPNTKADSLARLTPTAVSGTLTVPVGRLRKMNMGPEYLSAFTVGDQLLWGAAEPLRRMIRLLIER, encoded by the coding sequence ATGAAAGTCGGTATTGTTGGTTGGCGAGGGATGGTCGGGTCGGTTCTGCTGCAACGCATGCAGGAGGAAAAGGATTTCGAATTTATCGAGCCGGTGTTTTTTTCTACCTCACAGGCAGGGCAACCGGCACCGTTTGCTGCGGGAACCTTGCAACGTGCGGATGACATTGAGCAGCTGAACAAGCTTGACGCCATTATCACCTGTCAGGGGGGTGATTACACTAAAGCCGTGCATCCGCAACTGCGTGCTGCCGGTTGGCAGGGCTACTGGATCGATGCCGCTTCGACCTTACGCATGGCAGATAATGCCGTCATTATTCTCGACCCGGTCAATCAACACGTCATTGACGCCGCCTTGACCAGCGGCATCAAGGACTACATCGGCGGCAACTGTACCGTCAGCCTGATGTTGATGGCGCTGGGTGGCCTGTTTCGTGCCGGGTTGATCGAGTGGATGACCGCGATGACCTATCAGGCCGCGTCCGGGGCGGGCGCGCCGAACATGCGCGAACTCATCAGTCAGATGGGGGGGCTGCATGACAGCGTCGCCACACTGCTGGCTGATCCCGCAGCGTCGATTCTGGATATCGATCGTCAGATCACGACGACACTGAACGGCAACGTTCTGCCGACAGAAAACTTCGGTTTCCCGCTCGCTGGCAGCCTGTTACCGTGGATCGACCGTGAAGTCGAAGACGGTCAGAGCCGTGAAGAATGGAAAGGATTGGTTGAAACCAACAAGATCCTCGGATCCGAGCAAATGATCCCGGTTGACGGGCTGTGCGTCCGCATCGGGGCGATGCGTTGTCACAGCCAGGCGCTGACCATTAAACTGAAAAAAGATCTACCAATGGCAGAGATTGAGGAGCTGATTCGCACCCACAATCAGTGGGTTGAACTGGTGCCGAACACCAAGGCCGATTCGCTGGCGCGGCTCACCCCGACCGCGGTATCAGGAACCTTGACCGTGCCGGTCGGGCGTTTGCGCAAGATGAACATGGGGCCAGAGTATCTGTCCGCGTTCACGGTCGGCGATCAGTTGTTGTGGGGGGCGGCGGAACCGCTGCGCCGCATGATCCGGCTGCTGATCGAGCGTTGA
- a CDS encoding NAD(P)/FAD-dependent oxidoreductase, translated as MQKPIIIIGGGAAGLLAAGTAAQNGARVLLLEKKKRPGLKLCITGKGRCNLTNTADLPEFIAHFGINGRFLRQAFHRFFSKELLALFASIGLPVVTERGGRVFPESGRAGDVVDVLVAWVKSFGVKVRTGATVALLVSDQGKIIGVVVNDNMIAAAAVIVATGGASYPDTGSTGDGYRLATAVGHRLVPIRPSLVPLTSSDPAILLLNGLQLKNINAALFVNGKKVREEFGELTFTDTGISGPVILTISGAVVDALNEEQKVELHLDLKPALNDKKLDARLLRDFQQRHQEELKNILRGLLPMAMIPACLAMTGIPDGRLGHSVTAVERKQLRCWMKNFIIQVNGHRPLDEAIVTAGGVSVKDIDPRTMASKIVDGLYFAGEVLDLQADTGGFNLQAAFSTGWLAGLSAATIHADTR; from the coding sequence ATGCAAAAACCAATCATTATCATTGGCGGCGGCGCGGCGGGGCTTCTGGCTGCCGGGACTGCGGCGCAAAACGGGGCCAGGGTTCTGCTCCTCGAAAAGAAAAAACGTCCGGGGCTGAAACTCTGCATTACCGGAAAGGGGCGCTGCAACCTCACCAATACCGCCGATCTTCCAGAGTTTATTGCCCATTTCGGGATAAATGGACGCTTTCTCCGCCAAGCCTTCCACCGCTTTTTCAGCAAAGAGTTGCTCGCATTATTTGCCTCTATCGGTCTGCCGGTGGTCACCGAACGGGGAGGGCGGGTCTTCCCCGAAAGTGGCAGGGCGGGCGATGTTGTTGACGTGCTGGTGGCGTGGGTTAAATCGTTCGGGGTCAAGGTCAGAACCGGTGCGACGGTCGCACTCCTGGTGAGTGACCAGGGTAAAATCATCGGCGTGGTGGTCAACGACAACATGATTGCCGCCGCCGCGGTTATCGTCGCGACGGGAGGCGCATCATATCCCGACACTGGTTCAACCGGCGACGGTTACCGTCTGGCCACCGCCGTGGGCCATCGCCTGGTGCCGATCCGCCCGTCGCTGGTCCCGTTGACGTCGAGCGATCCAGCTATTTTGCTGTTGAACGGACTTCAGCTGAAAAACATCAACGCGGCGCTTTTTGTGAACGGTAAAAAGGTGCGGGAAGAGTTCGGTGAACTGACCTTTACCGATACGGGGATTTCCGGCCCGGTGATTCTGACGATCAGTGGCGCGGTGGTCGATGCGCTCAATGAGGAGCAAAAGGTCGAACTGCATCTTGATCTCAAACCGGCCCTCAATGACAAAAAACTCGATGCCCGGCTGCTGCGGGATTTTCAGCAGCGTCACCAGGAAGAGTTAAAAAACATTCTGCGCGGTTTGCTGCCGATGGCGATGATTCCCGCCTGTCTGGCGATGACCGGAATCCCCGACGGACGTCTTGGACATAGCGTCACTGCGGTGGAAAGAAAGCAGTTGCGCTGCTGGATGAAAAACTTCATCATTCAGGTAAATGGTCATCGCCCGCTCGATGAGGCGATCGTTACCGCCGGAGGCGTGTCGGTCAAGGACATCGATCCCCGCACCATGGCCTCTAAAATCGTTGACGGACTTTACTTTGCCGGCGAGGTACTCGACCTTCAGGCCGATACCGGCGGATTCAATCTCCAGGCCGCATTTTCAACCGGCTGGCTTGCCGGTCTGTCGGCCGCAACGATTCACGCTGACACCAGATGA
- the ileS gene encoding isoleucine--tRNA ligase, which translates to MDYKDTLNLPVTDFPMRGNLPQREPEMQKKWQEIDINAKLEERGVELPNFTLHDGPPYANGHIHIGHALNKILKDIVIRSRRMQGFYAPYVPGWDCHGLPIELMVDKQLGKKKRDMSKAEVRKECRAYAAEWVRIQSEEFQRLGIFGDWEHPYLTMTPDYEAATARELARFAERGALYKGKKPVHWCSSCVTALAEAEVEYAEHTSVSIFVKFPYLDELPAELASLQGKPLSFVIWTTTPWTIPANLGVCLNPKLDYVAVAVNGEVLVFAEALHAAVLKELGSNDYQVLATFSGELFDKKNCKHPFYDRPSLIMLGDHVTLEAGTGCVHTAPGHGQDDYVAGLRYGLEVYNPVDDYGRYRPEVEFFGGIKVAEANDAVNAKLTEVGALLKQSSLSHSYPHCWRCKKPIIFRATEQWFISMAKNGLRDKALQHINDVQWIPHWGRERIYNMIESRPDWCISRQRSWGVPITVFYCTKCDEPLADGKIMHYVADLFENGGSDQWFEKEAHELMPTGTTCPACGHDQFRKEMDILDVWFDSGVSHAAVVEKRPELSTPADLYLEGSDQHRGWFHSSLLASVGTRDVAPYKAVLTHGFVLDQNGRPMSKSIGNVVSPEEVISKFGAEILRLWVATQDYRNDTRVGDAILKQVSEAYRRIRNTARYILGNLHDFNPATDLVAPGELVEIDRWALSKLEGLTSRVEKAYADYDFHILYHAVHNFCSVDMSAFYLDILKDRLYIAPAASIARRSAQTAMYYILDALTRLIAPVLAFTADEIWAELPGEREVSVHLARFPRFELKLIDSELEARYERLMKIRTDVSKALEVARGDKRIGHSLDARVLLAAEGPAQQLLYDYRDELATFFIVSQVEVCETLNDGCAGEQVSGLKIRIDKAAGKKCERCWNYAETVGSHTDHPTICTRCRTALG; encoded by the coding sequence ATGGATTACAAAGACACCCTGAACTTGCCAGTGACCGATTTTCCGATGCGCGGCAATCTGCCGCAACGTGAACCGGAAATGCAGAAAAAATGGCAGGAGATCGACATTAACGCCAAGCTCGAGGAGCGCGGCGTCGAGCTGCCGAATTTTACCCTGCACGACGGTCCTCCTTACGCCAACGGACATATCCATATCGGCCATGCGCTGAACAAAATTCTCAAGGACATCGTCATTCGCAGTCGCCGCATGCAAGGGTTTTATGCGCCCTATGTTCCCGGTTGGGACTGCCATGGTCTGCCGATTGAACTGATGGTCGACAAACAGCTCGGCAAGAAGAAGCGCGACATGAGCAAAGCGGAAGTGCGTAAGGAGTGCCGTGCCTACGCCGCAGAATGGGTCAGGATCCAGAGCGAGGAGTTCCAGCGTCTCGGCATCTTTGGCGACTGGGAGCATCCCTACCTGACGATGACCCCTGACTATGAAGCCGCCACCGCCCGTGAACTGGCCCGCTTTGCCGAGCGCGGCGCGCTCTACAAGGGGAAAAAACCGGTGCACTGGTGTTCGTCATGTGTCACCGCGCTGGCCGAGGCTGAAGTCGAGTATGCCGAACACACCTCGGTATCGATCTTTGTCAAATTTCCCTATCTCGACGAACTCCCCGCGGAACTAGCCTCCTTGCAGGGGAAGCCCCTTTCCTTTGTCATCTGGACGACGACCCCGTGGACGATCCCGGCCAACCTCGGTGTGTGCCTTAATCCCAAGCTTGACTATGTTGCGGTTGCGGTCAACGGCGAAGTGCTGGTCTTCGCCGAGGCGCTTCACGCGGCGGTACTCAAGGAGCTTGGCAGCAATGATTATCAGGTGCTGGCTACCTTCTCCGGGGAACTGTTTGACAAGAAGAACTGCAAGCACCCGTTTTACGATCGCCCGTCGCTGATCATGCTCGGCGACCATGTCACCCTCGAAGCGGGAACCGGCTGTGTTCACACTGCTCCCGGTCACGGCCAGGATGACTACGTGGCCGGTTTGCGTTACGGGCTGGAGGTGTACAATCCGGTCGATGATTACGGCCGCTATCGCCCCGAGGTTGAATTCTTTGGCGGCATCAAGGTTGCCGAAGCGAACGACGCAGTCAACGCCAAACTGACAGAAGTCGGTGCACTCCTCAAACAGAGCAGCCTGTCGCACAGCTATCCGCACTGCTGGCGCTGCAAAAAACCGATCATCTTTCGCGCGACCGAGCAATGGTTTATCTCAATGGCAAAGAACGGCCTGCGTGACAAAGCTTTGCAGCATATCAACGATGTGCAGTGGATTCCGCATTGGGGGCGCGAACGCATCTACAATATGATCGAGAGTCGTCCCGACTGGTGCATCAGCCGGCAACGCAGCTGGGGGGTGCCGATCACTGTTTTCTACTGTACCAAGTGTGATGAACCCCTTGCCGACGGCAAGATCATGCACTATGTTGCCGACCTTTTTGAAAACGGTGGCAGCGACCAGTGGTTTGAAAAGGAAGCCCATGAACTGATGCCGACAGGCACCACTTGCCCGGCCTGCGGGCATGACCAGTTCCGCAAGGAGATGGACATCCTTGATGTCTGGTTCGATTCCGGTGTGTCACACGCCGCCGTGGTCGAAAAACGTCCGGAGCTGTCAACCCCGGCAGATCTGTACCTGGAGGGGAGCGACCAGCATCGCGGCTGGTTCCACTCGTCGCTGCTGGCGTCGGTCGGCACCCGCGATGTCGCTCCGTATAAAGCGGTTCTGACTCACGGCTTCGTCCTTGATCAGAACGGGCGACCGATGTCAAAATCGATCGGCAACGTCGTTTCACCGGAAGAGGTGATCAGCAAGTTCGGCGCTGAAATTCTGCGCCTGTGGGTTGCCACTCAGGATTATCGCAACGATACCCGCGTTGGCGACGCGATTCTCAAACAGGTGTCGGAAGCCTATCGGCGCATTCGCAATACCGCCCGCTATATTCTCGGCAATCTCCACGATTTTAACCCGGCAACCGATCTGGTCGCGCCCGGCGAGCTGGTCGAAATCGATCGCTGGGCGTTATCAAAACTGGAGGGATTGACCTCCCGCGTTGAAAAAGCTTACGCAGACTACGATTTTCACATCCTTTATCATGCGGTACACAATTTTTGTTCCGTCGACATGAGTGCCTTTTACCTCGACATTCTCAAGGATCGTCTCTACATCGCTCCGGCTGCCAGCATCGCCCGGCGCAGCGCGCAGACCGCCATGTATTATATCCTCGACGCGCTGACCCGGTTGATTGCGCCGGTCCTGGCCTTCACTGCCGACGAGATCTGGGCCGAACTGCCCGGTGAACGCGAAGTGAGTGTTCATCTGGCGCGCTTTCCGCGTTTTGAGCTGAAGCTGATCGACAGCGAACTGGAAGCCCGCTACGAGCGCCTGATGAAGATTCGGACCGACGTGTCGAAAGCGCTGGAAGTTGCGCGCGGCGACAAGCGCATCGGCCATTCCCTCGACGCCAGGGTGCTGCTCGCGGCCGAGGGACCGGCGCAACAATTGCTCTATGATTATCGTGATGAGCTGGCGACCTTCTTTATTGTCTCGCAAGTCGAGGTATGTGAGACGCTCAATGACGGCTGTGCCGGTGAGCAAGTCAGCGGGTTGAAAATCCGCATCGACAAGGCCGCAGGCAAAAAATGTGAGCGCTGCTGGAACTATGCGGAAACGGTCGGCAGCCACACCGACCACCCGACCATCTGCACCCGCTGTCGTACGGCACTCGGTTGA
- a CDS encoding alpha/beta hydrolase has translation MNVQIDNFKLDYDDLGSGPAVLLIHGFPLDRRMWREQCATLAQAGYRVIAPDLRGFGASQSGDASFTLSTHADDIIKLMNCLGIGRAVMIGASSGNAVILELLAKYPQRVAGTCLLAPPIVEQSSADCARRLALEELARDGQRRAAIDGLCQEFLPHAGATLVGRGLAGEIRQWIESCSSTALARTMSACTRRLNWNEIAQRCPLPMLALFGDRDTIAPPPATLGMPFVHHVIRGGGHLFNLECAHAVNRCLLAFLESLSVIKPTLFRSVAVAV, from the coding sequence ATGAATGTACAAATTGATAATTTCAAACTGGATTACGATGACCTTGGCAGTGGCCCGGCAGTCCTTTTGATTCACGGGTTCCCTCTTGACCGGCGCATGTGGCGTGAGCAATGCGCAACTCTGGCACAGGCGGGATATCGGGTGATTGCGCCAGACCTGCGCGGATTCGGCGCGAGCCAGTCGGGGGACGCCTCTTTTACTCTCTCGACCCATGCGGATGACATTATTAAGTTGATGAATTGCCTTGGTATCGGGCGGGCGGTGATGATTGGTGCCTCATCCGGCAACGCGGTGATTCTGGAACTGCTCGCCAAATATCCTCAACGTGTCGCGGGGACTTGCCTGTTGGCGCCTCCGATCGTGGAGCAGAGTAGCGCGGACTGCGCGCGGCGTCTGGCGCTTGAGGAGTTGGCGCGTGATGGTCAACGCCGCGCGGCTATCGACGGTCTTTGCCAGGAGTTTCTGCCTCATGCGGGGGCGACCCTCGTCGGGCGCGGTTTGGCCGGAGAGATTCGCCAATGGATCGAAAGTTGTTCTTCCACAGCATTGGCGCGCACCATGTCCGCCTGCACCCGACGCCTCAACTGGAACGAAATTGCACAGCGTTGCCCGTTGCCGATGCTGGCGCTGTTCGGTGATCGTGACACCATTGCTCCGCCGCCCGCCACGCTCGGCATGCCATTTGTTCATCATGTCATTCGCGGCGGTGGTCATCTCTTTAATCTGGAATGCGCGCACGCTGTCAACCGCTGTCTGCTGGCATTTCTGGAGAGTTTGAGCGTGATCAAGCCGACGCTGTTTCGTTCCGTCGCCGTTGCCGTCTGA